One genomic region from Epinephelus fuscoguttatus linkage group LG6, E.fuscoguttatus.final_Chr_v1 encodes:
- the me2 gene encoding NAD-dependent malic enzyme, mitochondrial translates to MLSRLRTTWSLRPCVSVCRWAHTKEKGKPLMLNPRTNKGMAFTLQERQILGLHGLLPPKVETQDIQAMRFQNNLKKMTDPLEKYIYLMGIQERNERLFYRLLMDDIEELMPIVYTPTVGLACTQYGHIFRRPKGLFISILDRGHIRSILDNWPETNVAAVVVTDGERILGLGDLGVYGMGIPVGKLCLYTACAGIRPEKCLPVAIDVGTNNETLLKDPMYMGLYQKRDRSQAYDDLIDEFMEAVVDKYGQDTLIQFEDFGNHNAFRFLRKYREKYCTFNDDIQGTASVALAGLLAAQRAIGKPITEHRVLFLGAGEAALGIANLIVMAMMESGMTQAEAREKIWMYDKFGLLVKDRPQETDSNQEAFVHDSPGDVQSFLDAVNTIKPTAIIGVSGAGRLFTHDVIKAMGTLNERPIIFALSNPTTKAECTAEDAYTLTDGRCLFASGSPFGPVTLKDGRVIIPGQGNNAYIFPGVALAVILSGVRHISDTVFLEAAKTLAEQLTDKELEDGRLYPPLSNIREVSVQMAVKVVEYVYAKGMAFRYPEPVDKEGFVRATVWDTSYDSFMPDTYDWPGVSFSPKTK, encoded by the exons ATGTTGTCCAGGTTGAGGACGACCTGGTCCTTGAGGCCGTGCGTCTCTGTTTGCAGATGGGCACACACCAAAGAGAAGGGCAAACCTCTCATGCTCAACCCTCGCACCAACAAA GGCATGGCCTTCACTCTGCAGGAGCGACAGATTTTAGGGTTACATGGTCTGTTGCCTCCTAAAGTGGAGACTCAGGACATTCAGGCCATGCGCTTTCAAAATAATCTCAAGAAGATGACCGATCCCCTGGAGAA GTACATCTACCTGATGGGCATCCAGGAAAGGAATGAGAGGCTTTTTTACAGGTTGTTGATGGACGACATCGAGGAGCTGATGCCGATTGTTTATACTCCCACTGTAGGCCTGGCCTGCACACAGTATGGACACATCTTTAGAAGACCTAA GGGCTTGTTCATCTCCATCTTGGACAGAGGACACATCCGCTCCATCCTGGATAACTGGCCAGAAACTAATGTTGCA GCCGTAGTAGTGACTGACGGAGAGCGTATTTTAGGCTTAGGAGACCTGGGTGTTTATGGAATGGGCATCCCTGTCGGAAAGCTATGCCTGTACACTGCCTGCGCCGGTATTAGACCTGAGAAATGTCTGCCTGTGGCCATAGATGTCGGCACAAACAATGAG ACTCTCCTCAAGGATCCGATGTACATGGGCCTGTACCAGAAGCGAGATCGCTCTCAAGCCTACGATGATCTGATTGATGAGTTCATGGAAGCTGTGGTGGACAAATACGGGCAGGACACGCTGATCCAGTTTGAGGACTTTGGAAACCACAACGCCTTCCGCTTCCTCAGGAAGTACAGGGAGAAGTACTGCACCTTCAACGATGATATCCAAG GCACTGCGTCTGTGGCCCTTGCTGGTCTGTTAGCAGCTCAGAGAGCCATAGGCAAACCCATCACTGAACACCGGGTGCTTTTCCTGGGAGCTGGAGAG GCTGCCCTCGGTATTGCCAATCTGATTGTCATGGCGATGATGGAGAGTGGGATGACCCAAGCTGAGGCCAGAGAAAAGATCTGGATGTACGATAAATTTGGCTTACTTGtaaag GACAGACCGCAGGAAACAGACAGTAACCAGGAGGCATTTGTTCATGACAGTCCGGGGGATGTACAGAGCTTCCTAGATGCAGTCAACACCATCAAACCCACAGCTATCATTG GTGTGTCAGGAGCTGGACGTCTGTTCACCCACGATGTCATCAAGGCCATGGGAACCCTAAATGAACGACCAATCATCTTCGCCCTTAGTAACCCGACCACGAAAGCAGAGTGTACAGCAGAGGACGCCTACACACTCACCGAT GGTAGATGTCTTTTTGCCAGTGGCAGTCCATTCGGTCCTGTGACTCTGAAAGATGGCCGCGTCATCATTCCTGGACAGGGGAACAACGCTTACATCTTTCCAG GCGTGGCCTTGGCTGTGATCCTGAGTGGAGTGAGACACATCAGTGACACAGTGTTCTTAGAGGCTGCTAAG ACACTTGCAGAGCAGCTGACAGATAAAGAGCTGGAAGACGGCAGACTCTATCCTCCTCTCTCCAACATCAGAGAGGTCTCCGTCCAGATGGCTGTCAAG